A single genomic interval of Tursiops truncatus isolate mTurTru1 chromosome 1, mTurTru1.mat.Y, whole genome shotgun sequence harbors:
- the DDR2 gene encoding discoidin domain-containing receptor 2 isoform X2: MILIPRMPLVLLLLLPILSSAKAQVNPAICRYPLGMSGGHIPDEDITASSQWSESTAAKYGRLDSEEGDGAWCPEIPVEPDDLKEFLQIDLHTLHFITLVGTQGRHAGGHGIEFAPMYKINYSRDGTRWISWRNRHGKQVLDGNSNPYDIFLKDLEPPIVARFVRFIPVTDHSMNVCMRVELYGCVWLDGLVSYNAPAGQQFVLPGGSIIYLNDSVYDGAVGYSMTEGLGQLTDGVSGLDDFTQTHEYHVWPGYDYVGWRNESATNGYIEIMFEFDRIRNFTTMKVHCNNMFAKGVKIFKEVQCYFRSEANEWEPNAVSFPLVLDDVNPSARFVTVPLHHRMASAIKCQYHFADTWMMFSEITFQSDAAMYNNSGALPTSPVAPTTYDPMLKVDDSNTRILIGCLVAIIFILLAIIVIILWRQFWQKMLEKASRRMLDDEMTVSLSLPSESSMFNNNRSSSPSEQESNSTYDRIFPLRPDYQEPSRLIRKLPEFAPGEEESGCSGIVKPVQPSGPEGVPHYAEADIVNLQGVTGGNTYSVPAITMDLLSGKDVAVEEFPRKLLTFKEKLGEGQFGEVHLCEVEGMEKFKDKDFALDVSANQPVLVAVKMLRADANKNARNDFLKEIKIMSRLKDPNIIRLLAVCITDDPLCMITEYMENGDLNQFLSRHEPPSSSFSNVPTVSYANLKFMATQIASGMKYLSSLNFVHRDLATRNCLVGKNYTIKIADFGMSRNLYSGDYYRIQGRAVLPIRWMSWESILLGKFTTASDVWAFGVTLWETFTFCQEQPYSQLSDEQVIENTGEFFRDQGRQTYLPQPAICPDSVYKLMLSCWRRDTKHRPSFQEIHLLLLQQGDE; the protein is encoded by the exons GCTGGACTCAGAAGAAGGGGACGGAGCCTGGTGTCCTGAGATTCCAGTGGAACCTGATGACCTGAAGGAGTTTCTTCAGATTGACTTGCACACCCTGCACTTTATCACTCTGGTGGGGACCCAGGGGCGCCATGCAGGGGGCCATGGCATTGAGTTTGCCCCCATGTACAAGATCAATTACAGTCGGGATGGCACTCGCTGGATCTCTTGGCGGAACCGGCATGGGAAACAG GTGCTGGATGGAAATAGTAACCCCTATGACATTTTCCTAAAGGACTTGGAGCCACCCATTGTGGCCAGATTTGTCCGCTTTATCCCAGTCACTGATCACTCCATGAATGTGTGCATGAGGGTGGAGCTTTATGGCTGTGTCTGGCTAG ATGGCTTGGTGTCTTATAATGCTCCAGCTGGACAGCAGTTTGTACTACCAGGAGGCTCCATCATTTATCTGAACGATTCTGTCTATGATGGGGCCGTTGGGTACAG CATGACTGAAGGGCTGGGCCAATTGACCGATGGGGTGTCTGGCCTGGATGATTTCACCCAGACCCATGAGTACCATGTGTGGCCAGGCTATGACTACGTGGGCTGGAGAAATGAGAGTGCCACCAATGGTTACATCGAGATCATGTTTGAGTTTGACCGCATCAGGAATTTTACTACTATGAAG GTCCACTGCAACAACATGTTTGCCAAAGGAGTGAAGATTTTTAAGGAGGTACAGTGCTACTTTCGCTCTGAAGCCAATGAATGGGAACCTAACGCTGTCTCCTTCCCCCTTGTCCTGGATGACGTCAACCCCAGTGCTCGGTTCGTCACGGTGCCCCTCCACCACCGCATGGCCAGTGCCATCAAGTGCCAATACCATTTTGCTGACACCTGGATGATGTTCAGTGAGATCACCTTCCAATCAG ATGCTGCTATGTACAACAACTCTGGAGCCCTTCCCACATCACCTGTGGCACCCACAACCTATG ATCCAATGCTTAAAGTTGATGACAGCAACACTCGAATCCTGATTGGCTGCTTAGTGGCCATAATCTTCATCCTCCTGGCTATCATTGTCATCATCCTCTGGAGGCAGTTCTGGCagaaaatgctggagaag GCGTCCCGGAGGATGCTGGATGATGAAATGACAGTCAGCCTTTCCCTGCCAAGCGAGTCCAGCATGTTCAACAATAACCGCTCCTCATCGCCAAGCGAGCAGGAGTCCAACTCCACTTACGATCGCATCTTTCCCCTTCGCCCTGACTACCAGGAGCCGTCCAGGCTGATACGGAAACTCCCAGAATTTGCTCCAGGGGAGGAAGAATCAG GCTGCAGTGGCATTGTGAAGCCAGTCCAGCCCAGTGGGCCTGAGGGTGTGCCCCACTATGCAGAGGCTGACATTGTGAACCTCCAGGGGGTGACTGGAGGCAACACCTACTCCGTGCCTGCCATTACCATGGACCTGCTCTCGGGGAAAGATGTGGCTGTGGAAGAGTTCCCCAGGAAACTCTTAACTTTCAAGGAGAAGCTGGGAGAAGGCCAGTTTGGGGAG GTTCATCTCTGTGAAGTGGAGGGAATGGaaaaattcaaagacaaagaTTTTGCCCTAGATGTCAGTGCCAACCAGCCTGTCCTGGTGGCCGTGAAAATGCTCCGAGCAGACGCCAACAAGAATGCCAG GAATGATTTTCTTAAGGAGATAAAGATCATGTCCCGGCTCAAGGACCCAAACATCATCCGTCTCTTAGCTGTGTGTATCACTGACGATCCTCTCTGCATGATCACTGAGTACATGGAGAATGGAGATCTCAATCAGTTTCTTTCCCGCCACGAGCCCCCCAGTTCTTCCTTCAGCAACGTACCCACTGTCAG TTATGCCAACCTGAAGTTTATGGCTACCCAGATTGCATCTGGCATGAAGTACCTTTCCTCGCTTAATTTTGTTCATCGAGATCTGGCCACACGAAACTGCTTAGTGGGTAAGAACTATACCATCAAGATAGCTGACTTTGGGATGAGCAGAAACCTGTACAGCGGTGACTACTACCGAATCCAGGGCCGGGCAGTACTCCCGATCCGCTGGATGTCTTGGGAGAGCATCTTGCTG GGCAAATTCACCACAGCAAGTGATGTGTGGGCCTTCGGAGTGACTCTGTGGGAGACCTTCACCTTCTGCCAGGAACAGCCCTATTCCCAGCTGTCAGATGAACAGGTCATCGAGAATACTGGAGAGTTCTTCCGAGACCAAGGGAGGCAG actTACCTCCCCCAGCCTGCCATTTGCCCTGACTCTGTGTATAAGCTGATGCTCAGCTGCTGGAGAAGAGACACCAAGCACCGTCCCTCATTCCAGGAAATCCACCTTCTGCTTCTTCAGCAAGGGGACGAGTGA
- the DDR2 gene encoding discoidin domain-containing receptor 2 isoform X1 has protein sequence MSLAPVPTPSSEMILIPRMPLVLLLLLPILSSAKAQVNPAICRYPLGMSGGHIPDEDITASSQWSESTAAKYGRLDSEEGDGAWCPEIPVEPDDLKEFLQIDLHTLHFITLVGTQGRHAGGHGIEFAPMYKINYSRDGTRWISWRNRHGKQVLDGNSNPYDIFLKDLEPPIVARFVRFIPVTDHSMNVCMRVELYGCVWLDGLVSYNAPAGQQFVLPGGSIIYLNDSVYDGAVGYSMTEGLGQLTDGVSGLDDFTQTHEYHVWPGYDYVGWRNESATNGYIEIMFEFDRIRNFTTMKVHCNNMFAKGVKIFKEVQCYFRSEANEWEPNAVSFPLVLDDVNPSARFVTVPLHHRMASAIKCQYHFADTWMMFSEITFQSDAAMYNNSGALPTSPVAPTTYDPMLKVDDSNTRILIGCLVAIIFILLAIIVIILWRQFWQKMLEKASRRMLDDEMTVSLSLPSESSMFNNNRSSSPSEQESNSTYDRIFPLRPDYQEPSRLIRKLPEFAPGEEESGCSGIVKPVQPSGPEGVPHYAEADIVNLQGVTGGNTYSVPAITMDLLSGKDVAVEEFPRKLLTFKEKLGEGQFGEVHLCEVEGMEKFKDKDFALDVSANQPVLVAVKMLRADANKNARNDFLKEIKIMSRLKDPNIIRLLAVCITDDPLCMITEYMENGDLNQFLSRHEPPSSSFSNVPTVSYANLKFMATQIASGMKYLSSLNFVHRDLATRNCLVGKNYTIKIADFGMSRNLYSGDYYRIQGRAVLPIRWMSWESILLGKFTTASDVWAFGVTLWETFTFCQEQPYSQLSDEQVIENTGEFFRDQGRQTYLPQPAICPDSVYKLMLSCWRRDTKHRPSFQEIHLLLLQQGDE, from the exons GCTGGACTCAGAAGAAGGGGACGGAGCCTGGTGTCCTGAGATTCCAGTGGAACCTGATGACCTGAAGGAGTTTCTTCAGATTGACTTGCACACCCTGCACTTTATCACTCTGGTGGGGACCCAGGGGCGCCATGCAGGGGGCCATGGCATTGAGTTTGCCCCCATGTACAAGATCAATTACAGTCGGGATGGCACTCGCTGGATCTCTTGGCGGAACCGGCATGGGAAACAG GTGCTGGATGGAAATAGTAACCCCTATGACATTTTCCTAAAGGACTTGGAGCCACCCATTGTGGCCAGATTTGTCCGCTTTATCCCAGTCACTGATCACTCCATGAATGTGTGCATGAGGGTGGAGCTTTATGGCTGTGTCTGGCTAG ATGGCTTGGTGTCTTATAATGCTCCAGCTGGACAGCAGTTTGTACTACCAGGAGGCTCCATCATTTATCTGAACGATTCTGTCTATGATGGGGCCGTTGGGTACAG CATGACTGAAGGGCTGGGCCAATTGACCGATGGGGTGTCTGGCCTGGATGATTTCACCCAGACCCATGAGTACCATGTGTGGCCAGGCTATGACTACGTGGGCTGGAGAAATGAGAGTGCCACCAATGGTTACATCGAGATCATGTTTGAGTTTGACCGCATCAGGAATTTTACTACTATGAAG GTCCACTGCAACAACATGTTTGCCAAAGGAGTGAAGATTTTTAAGGAGGTACAGTGCTACTTTCGCTCTGAAGCCAATGAATGGGAACCTAACGCTGTCTCCTTCCCCCTTGTCCTGGATGACGTCAACCCCAGTGCTCGGTTCGTCACGGTGCCCCTCCACCACCGCATGGCCAGTGCCATCAAGTGCCAATACCATTTTGCTGACACCTGGATGATGTTCAGTGAGATCACCTTCCAATCAG ATGCTGCTATGTACAACAACTCTGGAGCCCTTCCCACATCACCTGTGGCACCCACAACCTATG ATCCAATGCTTAAAGTTGATGACAGCAACACTCGAATCCTGATTGGCTGCTTAGTGGCCATAATCTTCATCCTCCTGGCTATCATTGTCATCATCCTCTGGAGGCAGTTCTGGCagaaaatgctggagaag GCGTCCCGGAGGATGCTGGATGATGAAATGACAGTCAGCCTTTCCCTGCCAAGCGAGTCCAGCATGTTCAACAATAACCGCTCCTCATCGCCAAGCGAGCAGGAGTCCAACTCCACTTACGATCGCATCTTTCCCCTTCGCCCTGACTACCAGGAGCCGTCCAGGCTGATACGGAAACTCCCAGAATTTGCTCCAGGGGAGGAAGAATCAG GCTGCAGTGGCATTGTGAAGCCAGTCCAGCCCAGTGGGCCTGAGGGTGTGCCCCACTATGCAGAGGCTGACATTGTGAACCTCCAGGGGGTGACTGGAGGCAACACCTACTCCGTGCCTGCCATTACCATGGACCTGCTCTCGGGGAAAGATGTGGCTGTGGAAGAGTTCCCCAGGAAACTCTTAACTTTCAAGGAGAAGCTGGGAGAAGGCCAGTTTGGGGAG GTTCATCTCTGTGAAGTGGAGGGAATGGaaaaattcaaagacaaagaTTTTGCCCTAGATGTCAGTGCCAACCAGCCTGTCCTGGTGGCCGTGAAAATGCTCCGAGCAGACGCCAACAAGAATGCCAG GAATGATTTTCTTAAGGAGATAAAGATCATGTCCCGGCTCAAGGACCCAAACATCATCCGTCTCTTAGCTGTGTGTATCACTGACGATCCTCTCTGCATGATCACTGAGTACATGGAGAATGGAGATCTCAATCAGTTTCTTTCCCGCCACGAGCCCCCCAGTTCTTCCTTCAGCAACGTACCCACTGTCAG TTATGCCAACCTGAAGTTTATGGCTACCCAGATTGCATCTGGCATGAAGTACCTTTCCTCGCTTAATTTTGTTCATCGAGATCTGGCCACACGAAACTGCTTAGTGGGTAAGAACTATACCATCAAGATAGCTGACTTTGGGATGAGCAGAAACCTGTACAGCGGTGACTACTACCGAATCCAGGGCCGGGCAGTACTCCCGATCCGCTGGATGTCTTGGGAGAGCATCTTGCTG GGCAAATTCACCACAGCAAGTGATGTGTGGGCCTTCGGAGTGACTCTGTGGGAGACCTTCACCTTCTGCCAGGAACAGCCCTATTCCCAGCTGTCAGATGAACAGGTCATCGAGAATACTGGAGAGTTCTTCCGAGACCAAGGGAGGCAG actTACCTCCCCCAGCCTGCCATTTGCCCTGACTCTGTGTATAAGCTGATGCTCAGCTGCTGGAGAAGAGACACCAAGCACCGTCCCTCATTCCAGGAAATCCACCTTCTGCTTCTTCAGCAAGGGGACGAGTGA